From Polyangiaceae bacterium, a single genomic window includes:
- a CDS encoding TldD/PmbA family protein — protein sequence MKDDTQQLRELAEKLVARAQKAGADVAEVSARSGWELSTKVRLGEPELVEEAGHRGVSMKVIRDQRVAMSATSDLSEAGLERLVADAIALLDLSQPDACEGPADPELLATPPFPELDLYDPAVEEIDAAAALERAKLAEKAALGFDARLTLSEGATFARNSGIRVMVLSNGFVGTTRGSYASLVVSPVAKDDGGKNRRGFYWSACRHLADLEDTEEVGREAARRTLRQLGARKVDTCEAPVIFDPDVARSIVGTFAGCITGGAVWRKSSYLAEREGSSVASPLVTLIDDPLLPRAPGSRPFDGEGMPSRRNVVVQDGELKTFLLDWYSARKLGRESTHSASRGGASVGSSTSNFVLQPGKVSRDELIRSTKRGLYVTEMMGFGFNAVTGDFSRGAAGFWIEDGELAFPVSEITASSNLDTMLKNIDAVADDLVMKTSVAAPTFRVSSMTIAGS from the coding sequence ATGAAGGACGACACACAACAGCTCAGGGAGCTGGCGGAGAAACTCGTAGCCCGCGCGCAGAAAGCAGGAGCCGACGTCGCTGAGGTGTCGGCGCGCTCAGGCTGGGAGCTGTCCACCAAGGTCAGGCTCGGAGAACCCGAGCTCGTCGAAGAGGCTGGTCACCGCGGTGTGTCGATGAAAGTGATCCGTGACCAGCGCGTGGCCATGAGCGCGACGAGCGACCTCTCGGAGGCCGGGCTGGAGCGGCTGGTGGCGGATGCCATCGCGTTGCTCGACCTGAGTCAGCCGGACGCCTGCGAAGGTCCAGCGGACCCAGAGCTGCTCGCAACCCCTCCCTTCCCTGAGCTTGATCTGTACGATCCCGCCGTCGAGGAGATCGATGCCGCCGCGGCGCTCGAACGCGCCAAGCTGGCTGAAAAGGCCGCGCTCGGCTTCGATGCGCGGCTCACGTTGTCGGAGGGCGCGACGTTTGCTCGCAACAGCGGCATCCGCGTCATGGTGCTCTCCAACGGCTTCGTCGGGACCACGCGCGGTTCCTACGCCTCCCTGGTGGTCTCGCCCGTCGCGAAGGACGACGGCGGCAAGAATCGTCGCGGCTTCTACTGGTCGGCGTGTCGCCATCTGGCCGACTTGGAGGATACCGAGGAAGTCGGACGCGAAGCCGCACGCCGCACGCTACGCCAACTGGGTGCACGCAAAGTCGACACCTGCGAAGCGCCGGTCATATTCGACCCAGACGTCGCCCGCTCCATCGTCGGCACCTTCGCCGGCTGCATCACGGGCGGCGCCGTCTGGCGCAAGTCAAGTTACCTCGCGGAAAGAGAAGGCTCCAGCGTCGCCAGCCCCCTGGTCACCCTAATCGACGATCCGCTGCTACCGCGAGCGCCTGGCTCCCGCCCGTTCGACGGTGAGGGCATGCCGTCCAGGCGAAACGTGGTGGTGCAGGACGGCGAGCTGAAGACGTTTCTGCTCGATTGGTACAGCGCCCGCAAGCTTGGCCGTGAATCAACCCACAGCGCGTCGCGAGGAGGCGCCTCGGTCGGTTCTTCGACCAGCAACTTCGTGCTGCAGCCAGGTAAGGTCAGCCGGGACGAGCTGATTCGCTCGACCAAGCGCGGGCTCTATGTCACCGAGATGATGGGCTTTGGCTTCAATGCGGTGACCGGCGATTTCAGCCGCGGCGCCGCTGGGTTCTGGATCGAAGACGGTGAGCTGGCGTTCCCGGTGAGCGAAATCACGGCCTCGTCGAACTTGGACACGATGCTGAAGAACATCGACGCGGTCGCCGATGACCTGGTGATGAAGACGTCAGTGGCCGCACCAACCTTCCGCGTCTCGTCGATGACCATCGCCGGGTCGTAG
- a CDS encoding ABC transporter permease subunit, producing MRHLLRRLLWLLPGLMLISLLGFWAVSRTLQPSASAVPRFFNPNPVSVRNLAERAMWDAAEGGSDGAIELRRLGGAALPYVLPKLDTLPPAQRTRVALALAPLGRRMGVGEPEELDDAEAAVVFWGRFWQDRGLDYRPLVVRRAVSRLASKSSTLRRADVLALDTYALPELFAALSPPQTEQDIPRARRLVAVIAHITERNVQIRKESTLKEARQNVLENREWWRRERSNYIPREGTDRVLAMLRDTQYGEWLTATIVYRSDELVRQLGYASVPSLRLAGWAIFGSMLLAVLLLLLPVPRGRRYTLLFACFASSPFWFVLLWTGSDLGAVAMALFGGIRTATYARALQRQLVSPTLDQAERGFGLSPLRRRVRHARLGLGYAVADLPLALPGIFSASMLVELVTGQSALGTRTLQAVKQGDIGWVMVLLVALTAMVAVVQLIGDYALGRLDPRLREALHKREGRLV from the coding sequence ATGCGACACCTGCTGCGACGTCTGCTGTGGCTCTTGCCGGGCCTGATGCTCATCAGCTTGTTGGGCTTCTGGGCGGTCAGCCGTACGTTGCAGCCAAGCGCGAGCGCGGTGCCGCGCTTCTTCAACCCAAACCCGGTCAGCGTGCGTAACCTCGCGGAAAGAGCGATGTGGGACGCAGCCGAGGGAGGAAGCGACGGAGCAATCGAGCTCCGACGCCTCGGGGGCGCAGCACTGCCCTACGTCTTGCCCAAGCTCGATACCCTGCCGCCAGCCCAACGTACCCGCGTCGCGCTCGCTCTGGCCCCGTTGGGTCGCCGGATGGGCGTCGGGGAGCCGGAGGAGCTCGACGACGCCGAGGCGGCAGTGGTGTTCTGGGGGCGCTTTTGGCAAGACCGAGGCCTCGACTACCGCCCTTTGGTCGTCCGACGCGCGGTGTCCAGGCTGGCCTCCAAGAGCTCGACGCTGCGACGTGCAGACGTGTTGGCGCTCGACACCTATGCCTTGCCGGAGCTCTTCGCCGCGCTCTCTCCCCCCCAAACGGAGCAAGACATCCCCAGGGCCCGCCGCTTGGTCGCGGTGATCGCGCACATCACCGAGCGCAATGTACAAATCCGCAAGGAATCTACCTTGAAGGAGGCGCGGCAGAACGTACTCGAAAACCGCGAGTGGTGGCGTAGGGAGCGTTCGAACTACATCCCCCGAGAAGGCACGGACCGGGTCCTCGCGATGCTGCGAGATACCCAGTACGGCGAGTGGCTCACTGCGACCATTGTGTATCGTTCCGACGAGCTGGTTCGCCAACTCGGCTACGCGAGCGTTCCCAGCCTACGCTTGGCCGGCTGGGCAATCTTTGGGTCGATGTTGCTGGCCGTGTTGCTGCTACTCCTCCCGGTACCCCGAGGTCGACGCTACACGCTGCTTTTTGCCTGTTTCGCGAGTTCACCGTTCTGGTTCGTGTTGCTGTGGACAGGGTCTGACCTGGGCGCCGTAGCGATGGCGCTCTTCGGAGGCATCCGCACGGCAACGTACGCGAGAGCTCTACAGCGCCAGCTGGTGAGTCCCACCCTCGATCAAGCCGAACGTGGATTTGGGCTCAGTCCGCTAAGGCGCCGGGTACGTCATGCGCGCCTCGGCCTGGGCTACGCCGTCGCTGATCTGCCACTGGCCTTGCCTGGAATTTTTTCCGCGAGCATGCTCGTGGAGCTGGTTACCGGACAAAGCGCCCTGGGAACTCGCACGCTGCAGGCGGTCAAGCAGGGTGATATCGGCTGGGTGATGGTGCTCCTCGTGGCACTAACCGCGATGGTTGCAGTGGTGCAACTGATCGGCGACTACGCGCTCGGCCGCCTCGACCCACGTCTCCGCGAGGCACTGCACAAGCGAGAGGGGCGACTCGTATGA
- a CDS encoding XRE family transcriptional regulator yields MSPEDIKQLRKDLGCTARELAETLGLEQKEVLAWEDGELFPTKRWVSAMQRLRQEGPSAIKKKPRGKAKGATGMARLHDAELWAIVRKLLAHPQLFERVKALAADFDDPS; encoded by the coding sequence GTGAGCCCTGAAGACATCAAGCAACTACGCAAGGACCTTGGCTGCACCGCCCGTGAACTCGCAGAGACCCTGGGCCTCGAACAGAAGGAAGTACTCGCGTGGGAGGATGGAGAGCTCTTCCCCACCAAACGCTGGGTGAGCGCGATGCAGCGGCTGAGGCAAGAAGGGCCCAGCGCTATCAAGAAGAAGCCCCGCGGCAAGGCCAAGGGCGCCACGGGGATGGCTCGTCTTCACGACGCGGAACTCTGGGCGATCGTGCGCAAGCTCCTGGCTCACCCTCAGCTGTTCGAACGCGTCAAGGCGCTCGCCGCCGACTTCGACGACCCGAGCTGA
- a CDS encoding thioredoxin fold domain-containing protein — translation MALAQISEQTFEQEVLHSELPVMVEFGAEWCGPCKTVAPELAALAQELEGKAKIVTVDIDKSPMLARALGIQSVPTFVVFHNGQPAGGKAGAMKRAELRKLIEPFLPRTAGALKPEEVAELLKRGQISLVDTREAPVFARAHLPGAANLPLEEIESRLAELHMLPAEPVLYCRSGDKTKELAEKLSEQGVPVNFLEGGVLNWEAAGFELERPD, via the coding sequence ATGGCACTCGCCCAAATCAGCGAACAGACGTTTGAGCAGGAAGTCCTCCACAGCGAGCTCCCCGTGATGGTGGAGTTTGGCGCTGAGTGGTGCGGCCCCTGCAAGACGGTGGCGCCGGAGCTTGCTGCCCTCGCTCAGGAGCTCGAGGGCAAGGCGAAGATCGTCACCGTAGACATCGACAAGAGCCCAATGTTGGCCCGCGCTCTGGGAATCCAGTCCGTGCCCACGTTCGTGGTCTTCCACAACGGACAGCCTGCTGGAGGCAAAGCTGGCGCGATGAAGCGAGCGGAGCTGCGCAAGCTCATCGAGCCCTTCTTGCCGCGCACCGCCGGTGCTTTGAAGCCCGAAGAGGTCGCGGAGCTGCTGAAGCGCGGACAGATCAGCCTCGTCGACACCCGAGAGGCACCCGTGTTCGCCCGTGCGCACCTACCTGGCGCTGCGAATCTGCCCCTCGAAGAAATCGAGAGTCGCCTGGCGGAGCTACACATGCTCCCCGCGGAACCGGTCTTGTACTGTCGCAGCGGAGACAAAACCAAGGAGCTAGCAGAAAAGCTCAGCGAGCAAGGCGTCCCGGTGAACTTCCTGGAAGGTGGCGTGCTGAACTGGGAAGCCGCCGGCTTCGAGCTCGAGCGCCCGGACTGA
- the larC gene encoding nickel pincer cofactor biosynthesis protein LarC, which produces MSPPHGGGSHRSGHTHGPGAGGESHDHEHHDHEHHDHEHHDHEHHDQDEHHHAHGDGHHHGPVIDGDPERWRDALPRGAGQGKLLLLDTFSGIAGDMTIAALVDLGVPFAVVREAVATLSLSGFELELASVPAGAIGATHFDVKLEAGGRERSYAEIAKLIADSGLRESVKSLAQRIFRILAESEAAVHRIPVESVHFHEVGALDAIVDIVGAAACFDYLGAKVLVTPLPLGRGFVECRHGRIPLPAPATLGCLKGFLTVDSGLEAELVTPTGAAIVAGVAESTGVWPTGKPLAHGWGAGTRKLPDRPNALRAILIAPDGSTDDIELLEANVDDLTGELAGHALAAVLESGAVDAWIVPVTMKKGRPGWVISALAPLGTADDVARCVLRETSSIGVRRRRVARVVRPRREIHVETPWGDVRVKVSEGDFGPAQIKPEFSDCERIAREAHQPVSEVIRVALAAAQSKLGV; this is translated from the coding sequence GTGAGCCCGCCCCACGGTGGGGGGAGCCATCGTTCGGGGCATACTCACGGGCCGGGCGCCGGCGGTGAGTCTCATGACCATGAGCACCACGACCATGAGCACCATGATCATGAGCACCATGATCATGAGCATCATGATCAGGATGAGCACCATCACGCTCACGGGGACGGACACCACCACGGTCCGGTGATCGATGGCGACCCAGAGCGCTGGCGTGACGCGCTCCCGCGTGGTGCTGGTCAGGGCAAGTTGCTCCTGCTCGACACCTTCAGCGGTATCGCGGGGGACATGACCATCGCGGCGCTGGTCGACCTCGGAGTGCCCTTCGCGGTGGTGCGTGAGGCGGTGGCGACGCTGTCTCTCTCCGGCTTCGAACTGGAGCTCGCCTCCGTGCCTGCTGGGGCGATCGGTGCGACGCATTTCGACGTCAAGCTGGAGGCCGGCGGACGGGAGCGGAGCTACGCTGAAATCGCAAAGCTCATCGCAGACAGTGGGCTGCGCGAATCGGTGAAGTCGCTAGCTCAGCGCATCTTCCGTATCCTTGCGGAATCCGAGGCGGCGGTTCATCGCATTCCCGTCGAGTCGGTACACTTTCATGAAGTCGGCGCGCTTGACGCGATCGTTGACATCGTTGGTGCAGCGGCTTGCTTTGACTATCTGGGGGCCAAAGTACTGGTCACCCCGCTGCCGCTAGGACGCGGCTTCGTGGAGTGCCGCCACGGGCGCATCCCGCTGCCAGCGCCCGCCACACTGGGTTGTCTCAAGGGTTTCTTGACCGTCGACTCCGGGCTCGAGGCCGAACTGGTGACGCCTACTGGCGCTGCCATCGTGGCCGGGGTTGCGGAAAGCACTGGCGTTTGGCCCACTGGAAAGCCGCTCGCCCACGGCTGGGGTGCAGGTACCCGCAAGCTTCCGGATCGTCCCAACGCTCTCCGGGCGATTCTCATCGCCCCGGACGGCTCGACCGATGACATCGAGTTGCTCGAGGCCAATGTCGATGACCTCACCGGTGAACTCGCTGGTCACGCGCTCGCTGCGGTGCTCGAGTCCGGCGCGGTGGATGCCTGGATTGTCCCTGTAACGATGAAGAAGGGCCGACCAGGCTGGGTGATCTCCGCATTGGCGCCCTTGGGTACGGCCGATGACGTCGCCCGCTGCGTGTTGCGCGAGACCAGCTCGATTGGTGTGCGACGAAGGCGTGTCGCGCGCGTTGTTCGACCACGCCGAGAAATCCATGTGGAAACACCGTGGGGCGATGTACGCGTCAAGGTCAGCGAGGGCGACTTTGGCCCGGCGCAAATCAAGCCCGAGTTCTCCGATTGCGAGCGCATCGCGCGGGAGGCTCATCAGCCAGTCAGCGAAGTGATCCGGGTGGCATTGGCCGCGGCTCAGTCAAAGCTCGGCGTCTGA
- a CDS encoding ABC transporter permease subunit, which yields MRFQVALLLLGLGLALSAAGSVLSASPGLFQLCLVGVSVAIFGAALGVALALSAAFGPRAVDRLLARGVEASAALPTVIFLALMLIAQPGLGSTLVLLALLRALRVARPLRAELLRMQTLDWALASRALGASTWRQFLYGYLPALLELLALELGSGVLWTLGVVFATCYMRPDLLPQGVLLFDAASGVAPLGWAGAALLGAGSLGLVFPGRRKRGGGGAPAQQPSPTRSA from the coding sequence ATGAGGTTTCAAGTCGCGCTGTTGCTACTTGGGCTGGGTCTCGCGCTGAGCGCAGCCGGGTCTGTGCTCTCAGCCTCACCCGGCTTGTTCCAGCTCTGCCTGGTTGGTGTTTCCGTGGCGATTTTCGGGGCAGCGCTCGGCGTTGCGCTAGCGCTCTCCGCTGCGTTCGGCCCACGCGCAGTGGATCGCTTGCTCGCGCGCGGAGTGGAGGCGAGCGCAGCGCTCCCGACGGTGATCTTTCTCGCGCTGATGTTGATCGCCCAACCTGGCCTGGGCAGTACATTAGTTTTGCTTGCGCTGCTCAGGGCGCTACGTGTTGCCCGCCCGCTACGCGCCGAACTCCTGCGGATGCAGACTCTCGATTGGGCCCTTGCATCCCGAGCGCTCGGCGCCAGCACTTGGCGTCAGTTTCTATACGGATATTTACCAGCGTTGCTCGAGTTACTGGCCCTCGAGCTCGGCAGCGGCGTCTTGTGGACGCTAGGTGTGGTCTTCGCCACCTGCTACATGCGGCCCGACCTGTTGCCCCAGGGTGTGCTTTTGTTCGACGCCGCGAGCGGCGTAGCGCCCCTCGGCTGGGCTGGGGCTGCGTTGCTCGGCGCAGGCAGCCTCGGCTTGGTCTTTCCAGGTCGCCGCAAGCGTGGGGGGGGAGGCGCACCAGCGCAGCAACCGAGCCCGACAAGAAGCGCCTGA
- a CDS encoding helix-turn-helix domain-containing protein has product MTTRQVAELLGCGVKTVHNWVADGRIPHFRTPGRHLRFRAEDVAEFMRRSGFPVPDELSCRCPLLLVAEDARAGTLGLPRGAISLENPLDALVMCPSHRPLMVVVVAEQMVGVDLKAFRAAIDRACEDCRVVWVGSPPADAEGYELLDLLDPGSLASLLRVRRRDRPIP; this is encoded by the coding sequence TTGACGACGCGCCAGGTCGCAGAGCTCCTGGGTTGTGGAGTAAAGACCGTCCACAACTGGGTGGCGGACGGACGCATCCCGCACTTCCGCACTCCGGGGCGTCACCTACGGTTCCGCGCGGAAGATGTGGCGGAGTTCATGCGCCGCTCCGGCTTCCCTGTACCCGACGAGTTGAGCTGTAGGTGTCCACTGTTGCTCGTCGCGGAGGATGCGCGCGCTGGGACACTTGGGCTACCTCGAGGGGCCATCAGCTTGGAGAATCCCCTCGACGCACTGGTGATGTGCCCGTCCCATCGCCCACTGATGGTTGTGGTCGTCGCCGAGCAGATGGTTGGCGTCGACCTCAAGGCCTTCCGTGCGGCGATCGATCGGGCGTGCGAAGATTGCAGAGTGGTATGGGTTGGTTCGCCCCCCGCGGACGCGGAAGGCTACGAACTGCTTGACCTCCTCGACCCCGGGAGCCTGGCGAGTCTGCTGCGCGTCCGTCGTCGTGACCGGCCGATCCCCTGA
- the larB gene encoding nickel pincer cofactor biosynthesis protein LarB yields MNTQSVRELLQKVQRGEVELDSAVELLKQLPVEDLGFANVDHHRALRQGLPEVVLGESKTPEQIIGIAQALLARSSNVLITRVENDKAQRICEVLPALEYKAEARVVISRDRVVESLDNSPVAIVTAGTSDIPIAEEAAETLAACGAKHQRVFDVGVAGIHRVVRHLDLLQNTPVAIVVAGMEGALASVVGGLIAGPVIAVPTSVGYGTALGGFTALFGMLTGCASGVSVVNIDNGFGAAMAAFRILRRMGPAA; encoded by the coding sequence GTGAACACGCAATCGGTGCGCGAATTATTGCAGAAGGTGCAGCGTGGAGAGGTCGAGCTGGACTCGGCGGTGGAGCTCTTGAAGCAGCTTCCAGTCGAGGACCTCGGTTTCGCCAATGTGGACCACCACCGCGCCCTGCGTCAGGGGCTGCCTGAAGTCGTGCTTGGAGAGTCCAAGACCCCTGAGCAGATCATCGGCATCGCACAGGCCCTCTTGGCTCGGTCGTCCAACGTGCTGATTACGCGTGTGGAAAACGACAAGGCGCAAAGGATTTGCGAAGTCCTGCCAGCTCTCGAGTACAAGGCAGAGGCGCGGGTCGTGATCAGCCGAGACCGCGTCGTCGAGTCCCTCGATAACTCACCCGTTGCCATCGTCACCGCTGGCACCAGCGACATCCCGATCGCCGAAGAAGCTGCAGAGACGCTCGCAGCTTGTGGTGCCAAGCACCAACGGGTCTTCGATGTGGGCGTTGCAGGGATCCACCGCGTGGTGCGGCACCTCGACCTCCTGCAAAACACCCCCGTGGCGATCGTCGTGGCCGGCATGGAGGGTGCGCTTGCGAGCGTCGTCGGTGGTCTGATCGCGGGTCCCGTGATCGCAGTGCCGACCTCCGTCGGGTACGGCACCGCGCTTGGTGGCTTCACCGCGCTCTTCGGTATGCTCACCGGCTGCGCGTCGGGCGTTTCCGTGGTGAATATCGACAACGGATTCGGGGCGGCCATGGCGGCGTTTCGCATTCTACGTCGTATGGGGCCGGCGGCGTGA
- a CDS encoding lamin tail domain-containing protein: MARFEVPGSNAADLRLYTGSLSEYYERRLRERDLPESLLDREVQALRWGVDPAAPAWLGNQEPLVPGQRYSLAELGLGLLLEVDVAFEQPEYAPRVWPPQGRSGRLAVFCPGWRVGESSVSLDACGVAGHVAVGISDVGFLAESCFTLELTDSASEPCLAPLAIGDSWLPATRLAVEESVARASLECAVTEQPLADGCARAGDSYLALRKPRESLWVVEIAGNTLGPETGDFLVISGLSPDTSYAYSLVSLDPAGNTLRDEGEVRTLAPRAQVVLNEVLANPNGPEPAQEWIELFNAGSRVASLDGYTLEDGAGRTELPPATVSPGAYALLVTPEYDRAYPFDLSPSKEVQLIVVEQLGKSGLSNSGEPLILRDPDGDLVSAIPPLKHDKPGYSVARRTPELSDVLISFQTHGAPGASPGEANRFDAAATD, encoded by the coding sequence GTGGCGCGGTTCGAAGTGCCCGGCAGCAACGCCGCCGACCTGCGGCTCTATACAGGCAGCCTCAGCGAGTACTACGAGCGCCGCTTGCGTGAGCGCGACCTCCCCGAGTCGTTGCTCGACCGGGAGGTTCAAGCGTTGCGCTGGGGGGTTGATCCCGCGGCTCCAGCATGGCTCGGCAACCAGGAACCGCTCGTCCCAGGGCAGCGCTACTCCCTGGCTGAGCTCGGGTTGGGCCTGCTGCTCGAGGTGGACGTTGCATTCGAACAACCCGAATACGCCCCGCGGGTCTGGCCTCCTCAGGGGCGATCCGGTCGCCTAGCTGTCTTCTGTCCAGGATGGCGGGTAGGGGAGTCCAGCGTGTCGCTGGACGCGTGCGGCGTAGCAGGGCACGTTGCCGTGGGGATAAGCGATGTAGGGTTCCTGGCCGAGAGCTGCTTCACACTTGAGCTCACCGACTCCGCCTCGGAGCCGTGTCTCGCGCCGCTTGCAATCGGAGACAGTTGGCTACCCGCCACGCGGCTTGCGGTTGAAGAATCCGTCGCAAGAGCCTCCTTGGAGTGCGCGGTCACGGAGCAGCCTTTGGCCGATGGGTGCGCGCGTGCAGGGGATTCGTACCTGGCATTGCGGAAGCCCCGAGAGTCGCTGTGGGTCGTTGAGATCGCTGGCAACACACTCGGGCCTGAAACTGGTGATTTTCTAGTCATCTCAGGGCTAAGCCCCGACACCAGCTATGCCTACTCGTTGGTTAGCTTGGATCCCGCGGGCAACACGCTGCGTGATGAGGGGGAAGTTCGGACCCTTGCTCCTCGAGCGCAGGTTGTACTGAACGAGGTGCTGGCAAATCCGAACGGGCCAGAACCCGCGCAGGAGTGGATCGAGCTTTTCAATGCGGGCTCCCGCGTCGCATCCCTGGACGGCTACACGCTGGAGGATGGTGCGGGACGCACCGAGCTGCCGCCTGCGACGGTGTCGCCGGGAGCGTACGCGCTACTCGTCACCCCTGAGTATGATCGCGCATACCCTTTCGACCTGTCACCCTCGAAGGAGGTTCAGCTGATCGTGGTGGAGCAGCTGGGCAAGAGCGGGCTTTCGAATTCAGGAGAGCCGCTCATCCTGCGAGATCCCGACGGAGATTTGGTGTCCGCTATTCCACCGTTGAAACATGACAAGCCAGGGTATAGCGTTGCGAGGCGGACACCGGAACTGAGTGATGTACTCATCTCTTTCCAGACCCACGGCGCGCCGGGCGCATCTCCAGGCGAAGCGAATCGTTTCGACGCCGCCGCTACTGACTAA